Within Mongoliitalea daihaiensis, the genomic segment GCGGTTTGACAGTGATAACCAGATTTTTTTAACGGCTGACAATATTTTGATTGATAACTTAAAACTATTCAACCAAAGTCAATTCATTTCCTTGGCTGGACAAATTTCCGCCACCAACCCTGATGCGGTCCTTGGTTTAGATATCAATCAATTAAATCTGGACTTTTTCAACACCCTCAGTACCAAGGAATTTCAGGGAGTAGCAAACGGACAATTTGCACTCAGTAATTTTTATCAATCCTTACTAGTAGTGGGAGAACTTCGGGTGCAAGAACTATTGATCAACAATTTTTTGGTTGGAGACATTTTTGCATCCACTTACAGTTCAGAGACCAACATCAACCTAGAAATAGAAAATATCCGTAACGGTCAAAAGGTAGTGGAAGTCAAGGGGTACCTTGGAAGCGACGAACAAAACCTTGGATTGAATGCGCGACTGAATAATGCAAACTTATCGGTTTTGGAGCCGTTTTTGTCTGATTATATCACTCAAATTGATGGCACTGTCACAGGAGACTTTAGCATTGAAGGTTCTATCAATTTCCCAGTAATCATAGGTTCAGGCAGAGTCAATGAAGGAAAATTGTTAATAAATTACCTCAATACATACTACACAGTTGATGGAAATCTCCTTTCGGACTTGAATGATATCAGTTTTCGAGAGCTTACCATTCAAGATGTTAATGGCAATCGAGCCAGAATGCGAGGTGGCATTTCACACGATTACTTCTCAGACTTTATCTTAGACATTCGCTCCACTTTAGAAAACTTTCAGGTGCTAAATACCACTGTCCGCGATAATGATCTTTTTTATGGAACGGCCTATGCCTCGGGAACATTAGAGATTTTTGGAGCAGCCAATAACTTGGATATCGTAGCGAAAGCGACCTCTCAACCAAATACTAGGATATTCATCCCCTTCGGATCCTCATCCGTGCAAGCACAAGAAGATTTCATTAACATCATCAATGTACGAGATTCAAGCAATGTGGGATCGACTGAAGAGTCCATTGAAAAGCTGGCAATCAACAATGTTCGAATGAACTTTGTCTTAGACCTTACACCGGATGCCTATGCCGAAATATCCATTGACCCTCGCACAGGCGAAAGCATACAGGGTAGAGGTCGTGGAGTACTTACGTTGAACATTGATACGCAGGGAAATTTTTCGATGAACGGAAACTATGAAATCACAGAAGCGAAGTACAATTTTTCTTTATACAACATCATCAACAAAGAGTTTGTCGTGCAACCTGGTGGAAGAATATCTTGGTTTGGAGATCCATTTGAAGGAAATATGGACATCAAAGCCTATTACCAAGAATCGGTATCTTTACAAAATCTCCAAAATAACCCCAATGCTACCATTGATGATCCTCAAATGCGCAGAAGATGGCCTCTTCGAGTGCTGATGGATCTGCAAGGAAATCTACTTTCCCCAGCCATCACTTTCAATTTTGATTTCTCGCAATTCCCTTCGGAAGGAAACCTTCAGACCTACATTTCAGCGTTTCAAAACAGAATTGCCAACGATGAACAAGAAAAAAACAGACAAGTATTTTCCGTCATCATGATGCGGTCACTTTCTCCCGAAGGACAATTTTCGGGAGTATCGAACATTGCTACCTCTAACCTCAGCCAACTACTTTCTTCTCAATTGAATTCATTCATAGCGCAAGTAGATCAAAACCTAGAGGTAGATATTGACTTGGCTAATTTAGATCAAAGCGCACTTGAAACGTTTCAATTGCGGGTAGCTTATACATTTTTGGATGGACGCTTGCGGGTGACAAGGGACGGGGGATTTACAGATTTGCAGGGAAATGCTGATCTTAACAGTATCGCGGGAGATTGGCAAGCAGAATATCTGTTGACAGAGGATGGTCGCTACCGTATGCGTATCTATAACCGAAATAACTTCAATACCTTTACATCTCTTTCTTTGGCCAGAAATGTCGCAACGTATGGGGTTTCGATTTCACAGAACTTATCATTCGACTCCTTTTCAGAATTCATTCAAAGAATCAAAACACGAAGAAAGCCCTTGGATTTAAAAAATGATTCCGATGATTTTCTCAGGGAAGAGTATGGAGATCAATGGCAAGAAATACCCCTTGAGAATCTGGAAGAAAACTTCCAAAAGTCTCAAAAAAATAATCCATCCGTCCCGGTATTCCTTCGAAAAGAAGAGGATCGTTAAAACATTTTTGAAGCCTATCCTATTCTATATAAAAAATAGACCACATGGAAAAAGTAAGTATATTTTGGTTTAGAAGAGACCTTAGATTGGATGACAATCGAGGACTTTATCATGCCTACACGCAGGAGAAAAATGTCCTGCCATTATTTATTTTTGATAGAGAAATCTTGGATGATTTAGATGATCGAGAGGACGCAAGGGTGAGTTTCATACATCACCAAATCACACGCCTATCCAACGAATTAGCTGCTTTTGGGAGCTCTATGGTAGTGAAATACGGGAAGCCGATAGAGGTTTATGAGGAGCTACTGAACACCTATGACATTGTCAATGTGTACACCAATCGGGACTATGAGCCTTATGCGGTATCGAGAGATTTAGAAATCCAAAAACTTTTGAGCAGCAAAAATATACAGTTTCTAGATTTCAAAGATCAAGTGATATTTGAAAGAGATGAAATCGTCAATGGAAGTGGTGGCTTTTACAAAGTATTTACCCCATATAGCAAGGTTTGGTTAGAGAAATTCAATAAATCCACCATTCAATTGGTCTCCTTAAACTCAACAAAAAACACCTTTTTCCAGACCAATGCTTTGCCAGTTCCAAGTTTGGAGGATATGGGTTTCAAGCCAAGCTCGATTCAAATTCCACCACTGGAAATCAATACCGCTTTAATTCAAAAGTACGATCAGGTAAGAAATTTTCCTGCTATCAAAGGAACCTCACGACTGGGGATCCACATACGGTTCGGCACCATTTCTGTTAGAAAATTAGCTTTGGAAGTTCAAAAGCTCAATGCTACCTATCTGAATGAGTTGATCTGGAGAGAATTTTACATGATGATTTTATATCATAATCCTCAAGTGGTGGACAAAGCATTCAAACCTCAATACGATGAAATACCTTGGAGAAATGATGAAGACAATTTTCAAAAGTGGTGTGATGGCAAAACTGGATACCCTATCGTTGATGCAGGAATGCGGGAATTAAATGCTACTGGCTTTATGCATAACCGTGTTCGGATGATCGTAGCGAGTTTTCTTACCAAACATTTATTGATTGATTGGAGATGGGGAGAAGCATACTTTGCAAAAAAACTCTTAGATTTCGAACTCTCCTCCAATAATGGGGGCTGGCAGTGGGCAGCTGGAACAGGTACAGATGCACAACCCTACTTCCGAGTATTCAATCCAGAATCCCAAACGGAGAAGTTTGATAAAGAATTGAAATATATCAAAAAGTGGGTGCCTGAATACGGAACCCCAGCATACCCGAAGCCCATAGTAGACCATAAGTTTGCAAGGGAAAGAGCAATCAGTACATACAAGGAAGCGTTGAATACATGAACATAGGTGATAGAGTACGTTTACTCCACGGCAATGAAGAAGGAGTGATTACTAAAATCTCAGGATCAAAAGTAGAGATTGAAATAGAGGACGGTTTCAGAATCCCTGCTATGAAAAATGAGGTAGTGGTAGTCTCACCGTCCGAAAGGATGATTTTCGGAGAAAAAGAATCAGAAATTCCAGTAATTGGGTCAGAAAAACAAAGCAGTATCAGCAGTAAGGATATCGGAGTTTTTCTAAGCTATATCCCCTTGAACGATCAAGCACATGCCGTCTACCTTTCAAACAACAGTTCTAAAAGTTACATGGTAATCGTGTCGGAGGTTTTTGGAACTAACTCCCAGACCATTATTGCAGACAGCTTGCTCCCATCAAAGTCCCAAAAAATATCAGAGAAAAACATCCGTGACTTTGAGGAATGGCCACACCTAATGATCCAACTGGTGCAAATCAATAAAAAAATTGATAAAACAGAGCCTATCGTATCCAAAACGTATAAGTTTAAAGCAAGTGCATTCTTTAAAAGTAAAGGAATTGCACCGATATTGAATAAAACAGGCTATGTATTTAACATAACAGCAAGTGCAAAACCGTTGGATATTACTGCTCTCAATCAAGAACTTCAAAGCATACAACCGAAAGTAGTCCCATCTTTTCCAAAACCACCAAAAGAAGTAGATTTACACATTGAAAAATTGACTAAAGATCATAGTTTGATGAGTAACTCAGAGATGTTGAAACTTCAAATGGAGGTTTTTGAAAAAAACCTGAATTACGCTATTGCAGCTGCTATGGATGAGATTTCATTTATCCATGGTATCGGAAACGGAATCCTTCGAAAAGAAATTCACCGATATTTGAGTCAATTGCCAAATATTAAGTATTTTAAGGACACGCAAAAAAGCCCATTTGGCTTTGGTGCAACCTTAGTAAGAATCTCATAACCCATGCAAGGTAAACTTTCCCCCTTATTTCAGACTTTTCACCAGCAATTTCACGAAGGAAAATCTATTTTCAATGCACTGAGCAAACAATTCAGAGGCAAAAAGGCCGTAGAACTGGAGCAAAAGCTCATTTTTCTTGAAATTTACATAGACCTATTGGCTAAAATACATTTCAAAGAAGACCAACTGAAATTTAAAGTTTTTTCTCCATTCAAGGATATTTTTAAAGGTCTTAAGAAAGTCAAACATATACGGATCATCCTCGGGCAGTTAGCATTGTATAAGACAGACAATACCCCCACCTTTAATTCCTATGAGCGTTTTCTTTTACTTGAAAAAAACAAACTCTACACGCAAGTCTACGATCTTATTGTCGGAGCTCCTTTA encodes:
- a CDS encoding Smr/MutS family protein; translated protein: MNIGDRVRLLHGNEEGVITKISGSKVEIEIEDGFRIPAMKNEVVVVSPSERMIFGEKESEIPVIGSEKQSSISSKDIGVFLSYIPLNDQAHAVYLSNNSSKSYMVIVSEVFGTNSQTIIADSLLPSKSQKISEKNIRDFEEWPHLMIQLVQINKKIDKTEPIVSKTYKFKASAFFKSKGIAPILNKTGYVFNITASAKPLDITALNQELQSIQPKVVPSFPKPPKEVDLHIEKLTKDHSLMSNSEMLKLQMEVFEKNLNYAIAAAMDEISFIHGIGNGILRKEIHRYLSQLPNIKYFKDTQKSPFGFGATLVRIS
- a CDS encoding cryptochrome/photolyase family protein is translated as MEKVSIFWFRRDLRLDDNRGLYHAYTQEKNVLPLFIFDREILDDLDDREDARVSFIHHQITRLSNELAAFGSSMVVKYGKPIEVYEELLNTYDIVNVYTNRDYEPYAVSRDLEIQKLLSSKNIQFLDFKDQVIFERDEIVNGSGGFYKVFTPYSKVWLEKFNKSTIQLVSLNSTKNTFFQTNALPVPSLEDMGFKPSSIQIPPLEINTALIQKYDQVRNFPAIKGTSRLGIHIRFGTISVRKLALEVQKLNATYLNELIWREFYMMILYHNPQVVDKAFKPQYDEIPWRNDEDNFQKWCDGKTGYPIVDAGMRELNATGFMHNRVRMIVASFLTKHLLIDWRWGEAYFAKKLLDFELSSNNGGWQWAAGTGTDAQPYFRVFNPESQTEKFDKELKYIKKWVPEYGTPAYPKPIVDHKFARERAISTYKEALNT